CATACAGGCTCTTCTGGTAACAAAGCGATGGTGCAGAGAGCTCACTTCCTGTATCCTCCGGAGTGAGGGTGACCGTACGACGTGGAGGGTGGAGCCGAGTAGGATCCTCCGCGGGAGTAGTCGATGTTGTTGTACTGCGTGCCGGTTCCCGCGACCCCTACACGGGCCTGGTAGGGGGTGCCCACCAGGTACCCTCCAGCACTGGGTGCCCCGTAGTTCGACTGGGGGGGAGCCGAGTAAGTGGGGGCGGCCTGAGGGGCCCCGTAGCTGGTCTGGGGAGGGCCGTAGCTGGAGGAGGGTCCCCGACTGGGGGGGAAACTACCCCCGATACCGTAGACGGCAGGGTAGCTCGCTTCCCCCTCGTACCTCACGTCGGCGTGGAACCCCGTCTGCCAGTCCGCAGTGTACGTCACTATCTGGGTCCGACCGTCTGGCAGCTGCACCCTGTACTGGCCCTTGACGGAGTTGCCGTCACTGGTCTCCTGCTGCTTGAAGTCAGCCCCTGAGTACCGGTCGTTCACAGAGTAGCCGAAGTTGTACGGCTTAGTCTGCAACACACCTTGGGTTACATTTAATACAGCGAGATTGAAACATAAACATCTTGAAATTAAGAAACGTTTtaacaaaaaagaagttgatacTTAATACTGAACCCGAAAAACCCCAGATCCAAAAACCACCCAATATCCTGAAAAAACCCAAGacctaaaaataacttattatctTCATTGGTGAAGTTACATGAAGGCTATCGACTGTCTCATAATTAGTGCTAATAAGCTAGTGCTTCATTAATGAAGTCAAGATCTTGATATTATTAGTTGAAAACGTAGACTACAGAAGTGCGTATTTATTTTTCACGTGAAATGTCTGAAGTTTAATTGATTATCACAATCCACTGTGGTAGATATACCCCTTATATTATCATGATCTCCTTCTCTCGCAGGTGCGCGTCCTGATGATAAGacttcataaaaataacaaacgatTTGGTTCTATTTTTTAACCACAAAATCTCCATATCAgctaattctataaataaaaaggtacatttttataGTGTTATAGTTCATTACTGGGCGAAAAGATTTGAGGCGATTATTTCTATCATAGAGAAATTAGTTTGTTTCAATATTGTTACTCTATGATTGCAAGATTCCTACAACATTCTTGACTAAGAACGTTAACATATAAGGAAAGAGAAATGACAAgcaattaaattatgtaatgcggtacatgatattaaatttaatttatctgtataatatattatattttctcctTTACAATGCTTATGACATGTTACATACATCGTATCGCTACATCTGTAACAACGACTATTCAAATTTTGTGTACTTTTATTACACGTAATTTATCTTAATCGATGAATGACATTGATCTAGAGATAATATAGGCAGGAAATAATTATTTCCATCTTATGTTGCTTCTTCCTATAATTCTGCACGCTagacaaatacaaaacaacattaaaaataaacaaactaaaatatgtacatttattagCAAATACATCGAGTACTACACCAAAAGgaataaaatttacagaaaatagtTAATATACTTGGTGCATAATTTACAAAGCTATTGCTGTGGTTGTATGTTACACCTAATTTGCTACTATTTCAAGCTATTTACAAATCTTACCAGGgcatttcaaaactaaaatcttAACCATACTTACATAATTCCATCTTGGTTTCCTCATGAAGTCACCTCAATCTATATTAAAAGCTGgacaaacatacaataataatatgacgATGTACAATAGACATTTAGCAGTGGATTTCTAGTATATACAAGGTTTAAACTCAAAATATGAACAGTTATTGATATTGTAacctatacagggtgttcattttaaaatttcaaactctTATTAAAAGACGTATAGCCCCAAGTATCAAACTTCTGTAAACGGAAGTgtatagtagtttttaaaacacatctcactggtgtccaagacttgaaaaacagcatcactgctgagtgcagacgctcaaccagagaaacttttagaacggttaggcaagaatttgaaaatagttaattTGTTTGCTTGAACAACcaatatgaacattttatatgaaattttataacagtattcagagagtaattttgttgttattagcagtagtaaaTTAGTTTGTAGACTGTGTAAGAgcttacattattggctgctgataccaaacggcttggccgatttcaatttttattttaccaaaatgcAGCATtatttatgagcttcaatttgaggtgtcacaaggtattagttgctattttaaaactttgacttCGAGTACGGGGGAGCCATGGGGGTGAGCaccttattttgaaaataatgtttactttgttCCCTCAATTATTACTGCACACTACGGTTTACAGAACATTTCTattcttttaatacgagtttgaagttttcaaatgaacaccctgtatattcaaaTCTCCTTCAGTACAATCATTAATGCACGTAAATCAACGAATCAAATCCTGAAAACAGCAGCAATAGGAAGTTTTGTTTACCGAATTATAATTCACTAAAAACTGGAAAGGATCACTTATGGCAGAAATCACGTTTCTGCACGTGTTCAAGGACTTCAGTCACGACCGAAGATCCTCCAGGATATGGGGTTTGCCGAGACACCAAAACCACAAATTGGAGACACCTTGAGGACCGCTCGGTGAACCCATCATCATCGGACTGCAACAGGGGTTCTGTGAAACCCCGGCTCAGTTACTAATTACCGTAATTCCCGTAAACTCTTCAACCGACAAAGTTCTAACTTCATCACCATCACTGCAGGTCTTAGGGAATCTACCACACAGTCTGCGTGTTAACCTTCGAACTGGCAATCAACATTTAAACGTCGATCTAAATCGTTTACAAGTGAAagtcgacattataatgtcgaccTGACACGCACGTGTTTTGAAAGTTTACATAGTACATAAATCAACACtatttgtgaaatttattttcctgttttgGCAACAGTGGTGTTACAGTGATGTCACAATTCTTGCCATAATTCGTCTTCGTCTAGCCGTTTTGATAATTAGTGATATATCACGTGGGTatggtttattattttggtttatagctttgttttaggctCTACTGTGCTAAATTTGGTATTTCTTGgaattatttagtgaaaaaatatattttcggtcatttttaaaaactaactatatCCGTAGGTACGTAAACAAATATAGGTACGTGAcactatttttcaaaaacaaacaaatttagaaattggttatttattgttttctattgcatataattttctaaactttGGTATAAGAAACAAAACTTGGTGAGTAgacctttattatttacaacacatgACCGTGCCATcacaatacaatgtttacactgacaatttgattacatttaactagctctttctattaatatttcgTAATTCTAGACACCAAGATGGGATCTTAAACTGCCTTAAATACCAGTGAGGCTTAGCCCGGaggaattacaaaaataaaataggcctatattcatcggAGAACACTAAGACCGTGTAAAAGTTTAGTACAATAGTTTGAATAGTTTAAGCGTGTAAGCAGAGcaaaacaaacaagcaaaggcattttcgcgtttataatattattaggattagtaTTAGATGCAGTTTCTTTACAGTTACTTGGTTTTTTGGACCAAGTGAATTTGGTTCCATAGATTGTGCAAACAACAGATGTACAAATATTGCATGATAAAGGAATGAAAAAGTATAAAAGCATCTTAACTTTTGGAGTActagattaataatattttttaacatttcgtATATtcgaaaattgaaataattttttatctcaaCTTTAGTATCGTATTTATCAGTAAATTGAATCTTAACAAACATTTCTAAATGTTCCATTGACATTAAACACAGttgtataaatgtattctaatttatttcaagaaatgtATATCTACTTTCATTTTTGTTACATTGGAGGtgtatattctttaataatgCTCTTTAACATGCTTTATACCATAGTATAgtagtaaaagttatttatatatatacaattagaAATTGCATAGTAAATTATAACTTACATAAAGAAAATGTCTAATATTCTCTAAGAGGAGAAGGCTTTAATTTATGATATACTCAAGGTGCACTGACTACTTGTAGTCTTTCGGGAAAGAATTTGAAGGATCAAAATATGACTCGCAAACAAAGATCTGAAGTTCTTCTTATTTTGGAGCAAATATATTGTTACACATCAACGATATATGTTTTTCTCTAATGCGTTCGAAGTATTTCAATCCAATATTACGTTACTACTACCCAGGAGgggttttatttacaaaactagatTTTGTTATGATTATACAGATTCTTTCAGGAAaggttttgttttgattttaacagCTGTAGGGTAATGTCCATTGGTTATACCATTGATGCTATAATTGCAATATAAAGGTTAGTTTGATTATTTCGAAGAATTGGGATTATTTATCATTAGTAATTATTCTTATTGTAATTGGACAATGGAATCAATTTCCAGGATCACGAATTGTGAAGTGTACGTGGAAAAGCATTAGTGGTTTCTGTTACAACAACTTATCTGTGAACATAACAGAGCACGTAAATATTGACAAGGGTGTAAACTCTTCCAGGCTGGAGGGGggtatttttaatttccaaatgaTTCTTATCTCAGTTAGTGCAGGCTATCACGAGAGATTGGTTTTGCGGGATAAATGAACGCTTTTGATGGACTAGATATTCAATACCTGCCACCACTCGTGCGCGACGCAAATGAAAGTGTGGGTTAATATTCAGAATCATGGCATGTAAGTTATCTGATTTTTTAATGGTGGAAACTTTTTGTAACGAAACATCCTCGATACTTGAGAGTGgactcaaaaatgtatttttaatgtcataatattttatactacttgCGGCAAAACTAAATACAAGGGTATCGGTTGCGGCAGACCCAAATACAAGATATTGGTTCTAAAGTTTCTTGCGGCAGAACTAAATACTAGGGTACCGGTTGCGGTAGAACCAAATACAAGGGTATCGGTTGCGGCAGAACTAAATACTAGGGTACCGGTTGCGGCAGAACCAAATACAAGGGTATCATCGGTTGCGGCAGAACCAAATACAAGGGTATCATCGGTTGCGGCAGAACTAAATACTAGGGTACCGGTTGCGGCAGAACCAAATACAAGGGTAACGGTGTCGGCAGAACCAAATACAAGGGTATCAGTTGCGGCAGAACCAAATACAAGTGTATCATCGGTTGCGGCAGAACTAAATACTAGGGTACCGGTTGCGGCAGAACAAAATAAAACGGTACCGGTTGCGGTAGAACGAAATACTAGGGTACCGGTTGACGACCATAATACCACGACCTAATGAATGGAGTGGACTGCAAGGTCACCAAACTGGAGCATTTGTGATTTATCCCTGTGGGGATATCTGAAGGATAAAGTGTTCATATCATGATTTGTGTGAACGAGCTGTACGAAACTTCAGATATCATATCGTATTGAGCAGTGTATTGCTGCTAATGGCCGCTTTCTTGTggacattattttcaaaacttagtGATCACAATATAGTATTTACAACTGATACACACTCCATTGTTGTCTACCTAATTTCGTAGTTTTGTATTACTCGTTAAAACTGCCCAATTGGTTCTTCCGCACACTATAAAAGATGTGTAGGGAGAGTTCACTTCTTGCTAGTTTAAACTTGCCAGGTGTATATCTACCCTGGGTACAGCAATACCGATGTTATATCATGACAACCCGATTGGATATTGAAGTAAAAAGGTTGATTGATAGATAGTTTACTGTAGGGATGACTTTTGGCGTTGGGTCTCCGAAGTGTTACGGATTTTAGCAAGCCTAAATATGAGGGAATTGCTCTTTGTTCTCTTTGAACTCGCTTATCCCAAAAAAGGTCCTCATCCTGATTTTCCtgccactccggaagcagcgcaaagttcTTTGTGTGTACAACTAAGTGGAATGAAAAGTTTCCTCATATTCAtgtcctaagtgaacaaaacaacaataatattttactgcttTGAACAACCACATtgttaacagtaaaaaaacaaaaaaatacaagtgAATATTAGTTTCATAAGAATATTACAGTagcaatttatatttcttattttaagtacaaagtttctgtttttatttccgGAATGTAATTTTGTGCATAAAATACCATCttaatcaaatgtttttttctgttaCTATTtgctttgaaaaacttttttgacTTGCAGGTACATTTTTACACGAGGAACACCATATTTGAATCCatgattaatatttttccaaatgttCCACAGCTTTTCTTTATAACCGATTATATTTGGcgaccatcttgattttagctctATAAGAACAAAATTGAAACTTTACTACACCGTTATTTTTGTCGTAgaagtgttattaaaaatatgtagttaatAAGCATCCTTGGAGGcgttattttcaaaattgatatTGGTTACTAAAAAGTCTCATTTAAATTActtagatattgaaaaaatagacaccttacaaaaaaatgaaatttttatggagtaaaagtattaaattaacattgttcTCAAGATAGTTTCACTGTAGTTCTTAGCTAAGAGAGAACTAATCTTAAGTTGCGTCATTTGTgcattataaatcttaaaaactcTCAATAAAGTCTCTTTTAATGAATGCAATCCCCTTTATACCAAAAGACAGTCTCGATGTAACCACTGCACTATCTCACTGATCAGATCAGGTAAGTACAGCAGCGCAATAGAGAAGGCAGTGGCAGTAGCTCGGCGCATGCGCAGTTATTGTTACGTAACGATTCACATGCGACAGTCCGGTTCACATGGGAACTTCCGCGCCACTCGTCACATTGCAAACAGATTTGTCTCATTATTTAAAGCGGCGCTTCTCAGCCTCCCGTGACAGATGGGTGTGCAACCACCTTTTGATCGTCCAGCTGCGTCAGATAAACTcagtataaaacattgttaatggCTGATCTCCATTTAAAGACTTGTTGATTGCTTTAtcatttttgtaaaactatttctGTTAATGTACAGCATAAAATTaggtttgaaaattattattcgtaaaatcctaataatattataaatgcgaaagtgcctttgttttctttgttttgttttcacgcgtaaactactcaaccgattgtactgaaattttacatgggcattcttacggttcctgggtTGAATACAAGCCAATTCTTATTCTTAAAGTAGCAAAAATGCCAACACGGTCtctaaatttgtgtaatattaaatgaatgagcctgccaaatgtaatcaactgttctgtgtaaaaattgtttactattttcaattCCTTTACATTTATAGGGattaattaaattgtctaaaaaGTATATGTTGTATTATGAATtaagatttcagcgattaggtaagtattaATCTAACttagaaaatatcctaaaacataagaaggtcagaatttgaccCCGAAGATTCCCTTTGAAGCAGTAATCAAGAAATATATTAGATGGAATTTCGCTGGAAagttcttttgaactaatttacCAATTCTGCCTCTAAcgtttctaaaatattacaaaacttttactataaatataaagtctggtataaaacccatcttagttctcttttcaCAAAAGTGGACtactctgatctgtgatatatcttttcttgatcgagaaacaaaacaaaatcaactatcgAAAAAACATACTAAAATCGTAGTAaattatcgtggcaacaaggcaaactcaacattggcgtctgaaatataattcactcgaaccagcagtggtcataaacgtgcaacaGCTACTAAAGTGCGTACACAGGAGCGGGTAGCGGCTATCAGTGCAGATATGAGACGTGGGAAGAAGGAAAACTGAActttggcgtcagaaatataattaactcgaaccagcagtggtcataaacgtgcaacgGCTACTAAAGTGCGTACAAAGGAGCGGGTAGCGGATATCAGTGCAGATATGAGACGTGGGAAGAAGGAAAACTGAACTTtggcgtctgaaatataattcactcgaaccagcagtggtcataaacgtgcaacgGCTACTAAAGTGCGTACAAAGGAGCGGGTAGCGGCTATCAGTGCAGATATGAGACGTGGGAAGAAGGAAAACTGAACTTtggcgtctgaaatataattcactcgaaccagcagtggtcataaacgtgcaacgGCTACTAAAGTGCGTACAAAGGAGCGGGTAGCGGCTATCAGTGCAGATATGAGACGTGGGAAGAAGGAAAACTGAActttggcgtcagaaatataattaactcgaaccaaaagtgctcgTACAGGTGCAAAACCAATAAATAGCGTTcgaagtcgcgggtaactgctagttctgttacattattaaaatattaaacttgttcTAACGGCTATTTAATGTTATAGTATTTACGATCATTCTACATTGTAAGTCTTAACTAATACAAAGGGCGGTTCACGAATTCAGGGTTAACTCTTGATCAGAATCTAAAATAGACTTTTGATCTTGATCATATGAAATGGCTAAACGAGCTCAGTATTTCTCCGGTTAGGATCAAAGTTAGTTCCGAGCTAAATGAGTGGGGGATAATCCATAAAACTATCTTGGCTCCATGAGATTAGGGTTTAGATAGTTGTGATTTAACAGATAATCCATATGGCATAACGAGCTTGGGATTTGAGACAAATGAGAGATAGGAGACAAAATCAGCTGAGTAAGCCCACTGCTATTCAGCCATAACATAAGGCAGGGAAACTGCTGGATTAGCGTGAGTTTCCAGGAAAATGCGCAATAAATATTCGTTGAAACTGTGTATCTCGTTAAATTCTGTTAAAAAGTCAGGGTCGCTCCATTTCAACCTTACTACGGCACATAACTTATCGCAATGGAAGAAGATGCAAATGGTGACATGTCTGACAATGAAGGTTATTGTGAGTTTGATGGCAATGAACTGATAAATTTGTCAACTAATTTGTTATCAACTCAATTCTggatacagttaaaaaacattacagaTGTGAAAGCTTCGCAGttgagatataataaataaaaaaaagcttcaCCTTATTCGTCAGGGCACTTATTATTTCAACTTTAGAAGGCAAGTTGCATACTCTGAAGTAATTTAGTGTGGCAATCAAACTCtggatcaaaataattaaatataaggaaataacgtctttttcatatttttaacagaactatattaaaaaattgtaataatatattacatgacCTTATTCGTATGTAAAGTATTAAACCTAAACATCTTTCTCTGGGGATGGAGCCCACACCTATCATAAATTTACTCCTTCCTTCCATTGCTTGGTAGATTTGAACGTTTTTAACACGTttgtgtggttttttttaattgcaaccCCAGTAAAGCCTGTTAAGCGATAGTGGTGTGGCGCGCTCCTTCCTTGCTATAGTTACGgaaaaaccttttttgaaaaattaacattCACTGGCAAAAATCtattatgaacaaatattttacctTGAGGTTTGATTTACAAAATTGAGTTTATGGAGTGATAAATTTTCTACTTctaggttttagttttttttttacaaacatacagGGACCAACCTGCATTCTATAAACACACGTCCTAATATTTCGTAAAACCAACAGAAGAACTTGCTTTAGGAAGTAAATCAACAGTCGGCCGCACAAATCGTCGAGAAggtattgaaagggttaaaaattgaaacataacctcaaacagcAACTCCGCTGTTATAATTACTTTCAGCCTCTGTACGTGTTACTGTTTACGTTTATTAACGCGACTGACGGTTGAATTTGAGAGTGCAAAGTTAAAAAACTAccattgtaaattttgtatgtgATAGTTTTATGACTGCAGGTACCGTTTCATTTCGACTTCCACTAAAACTTTTGTGgccaacaataatttttttcttagaagAAATGcctattgatttataaaaataaaacatggtgTATGCTTACAAAAAGCAAATAAAAGCCCTCAACTCTCGAACAGGACATTTTTGTTTCCCCTATCATATTAAGAAACATgataactttatattaatattgaaagcATTTTACATcgaatttataattcatttacgAAATCCCAAAAATTAATCACTTTATCCTACCTTCATGAGCAGGTTCCTTCCGGTTTCATCgacataaaattatcattattattttctgaCCTTCCAACTTCCAGGAATATTCCTGTCTGAaagagtttaatatataaatgcatGCTAAAAATTCATGCAACAGTACATATAAGTGAAAGCGGACATTAACTATTAACGTGCGCCatcattacaatatttgtttattgactaataaataatacttcgggaaatataattttatttgaagcaAGATAACCAACATAAAAGTGGAAATTGGCACTATGAGGTGAGAGTAACATGGACAGCATTGCAACAACAGACCACAGGAGATTACCGTGCTGGAAATGCTGGCTATACCGACACAATGTCCTCCCCCAGTCTGTGGGGAAATAGAACTCGCTTCGTCGCTTTcatgtaacatattataaactgcaCGATATTGTTTAGTTAACTTTTACCgctgaactaaaaatattaaactagacCGACATTCAATGAAGCAGCCTATCCttccaattattataaatatatacagggtgacaattaagtctggaacctctttttaaatttttgaaccacaatagaaagaaataccaaagttcacacgtgcttactggtgatagtaacgcacacatctgcccaattaccgaccagataattcCTTTGGGGGACGGtgcacaaggagtcagacaaaattcttaaatagcaacataggTCAATTTTGgaatcaaattaaaggtcttacttaccagagtacaatgccgcaaaccggacttcaaaaggtggattctttcagtagttatagctatttgaattttaaaacaattgaaaaatgtaaattattaagtattacaagtaaacaccaatttttatcATTGTTAAGTAACAccatttttaagtacctgtgatcaaagtaaatgttcaaaatgttcccctgtATAGAGACAAACAAGAACTATACGAACAATctgaagtatacaaaattaactgtagtgactgtgaaagctagaaattttaataaaaggtttaaagaacctatataagctttgaaaacaaataacatgtctacaataatatcaaatttagcTGAACACTTATTAGAAAATGaccataactacaaaaatattgaaaagatcATGAacattttagatatcgaaagggaAGGAGAGAAATttaacacaaaagaagaattacatatctatctaaattataataaagatcctcataaaattttaaataataatctgaaaaataagacaaatccagtttttgaaaaaataaaaatattaaatacatattactaatcaaaattacaactgtgtcatttaaatttaacatacagTAAGTTAATATGGGGACCATTTACGCCAtgagtatatttaatattgttcattatttcttctgaggtgtatatatatatatatatatatatatatatatatatatatatatatatatatactgcaagTATGAAATTATCGACCTGTTGtaaattagtatatattattgtattaactaCCATTTACATGGATTGGAGTTAGTGTCGAGTTGAAAAAAAGTTGTGAAactcatttaaaataatgaagataC
This genomic stretch from Homalodisca vitripennis isolate AUS2020 chromosome 6, UT_GWSS_2.1, whole genome shotgun sequence harbors:
- the LOC124364727 gene encoding pro-resilin-like, which gives rise to MDVARGGSRVEGTMVVVPVYIPAVRVNHNIHNQHKIQYLCINHNRIHYQYYRHTRHTNLHHNHTHHLHHHHHHHHHHHHLHPPPPPPPPPPPPPPPPPPPPPPPPPPPPPPPPARQPSSAGPEYGGGYTTIYGSPYRGGGGRPDYNVHPGGYGGYGLSTKPYNFGYSVNDRYSGADFKQQETSDGNSVKGQYRVQLPDGRTQIVTYTADWQTGFHADVRYEGEASYPAVYGIGGSFPPSRGPSSSYGPPQTSYGAPQAAPTYSAPPQSNYGAPSAGGYLVGTPYQARVGVAGTGTQYNNIDYSRGGSYSAPPSTSYGHPHSGGYRK